The Mycobacteriales bacterium DNA segment TCGATCACACCGGTCGGTTGATACCCGAGACGTTGATAGAGCCGAGCCGCATCCGCATTCTCCGCGGCCACACTCACGGCAATCAGATCGTGTCCACGCTCCCGAACCATGCGTTCCGCCGCGAGCAGGAGCGACGTGCCGGCTCCCCGACCCCGTAGGGCCGGCCGCACCTGTAGATGGTTCACTTCGATGCCGTCGGGGTAGCTGGCCCGCGCATTGTCCATCACGCAGCCACGCCACTGAACCATTCCCGAGCCGACGGGCTCGGCACCGTCCCATGCGACCAGGTAGGTCGCACTGCCCTCCTGCTGGCGCAGGTAGTGCGCGTCATGCACTTGGCCGGGCACCGGCCACCGGGCCTGTAGGACCTCCAGATCGTTCTCGGTGCACGCCGCACGTCCACGGTTCACTCACCGGGCATGCACAGGC contains these protein-coding regions:
- a CDS encoding GNAT family N-acetyltransferase; this encodes MNRGRAACTENDLEVLQARWPVPGQVHDAHYLRQQEGSATYLVAWDGAEPVGSGMVQWRGCVMDNARASYPDGIEVNHLQVRPALRGRGAGTSLLLAAERMVRERGHDLIAVSVAAENADAARLYQRLGYQPTGVI